In Oncorhynchus gorbuscha isolate QuinsamMale2020 ecotype Even-year unplaced genomic scaffold, OgorEven_v1.0 Un_scaffold_19929, whole genome shotgun sequence, a single genomic region encodes these proteins:
- the LOC124031024 gene encoding uncharacterized protein slr1851-like → MIGADMIGADMIGADMIGADMIGADMIGADMIGADMIGADMIGADMIGADMIGADMIGADMIGADMIGADMIGADMIGADMIGADMIEADMIGADMIEADMIGADMIGADMIEADMIEADMIGDDMIGADMIEADVTVLHCIYLYD, encoded by the coding sequence ATGATTGGAGCTGATATGATTGGAGCAGACATGATTGGAGCTGACATGATTGGAGCTGACATGATTGGAGCTGACATGATTGGAGCTGATATGATTGGAGCTGATATGATTGGAGCTGACATGATTGGAGCTGACATGATTGGAGCTGATATGATTGGAGCTGACATGATTGGAGCTGACATGATTGGAGCTGATATGATTGGAGCTGACATGATTGGAGCTGACATGATTGGAGCTGATATGATTGGAGCTGACATGATTGAAGCTGATATGATTGGAGCTGACATGATTGAAGCTGATATGATTGGAGCTGATATGATTGGAGCTGATATGATTGAAGCTGACATGATTGAAGCTGACATGATTGGAGATGATATGATTGGAGCTGATATGATTGAAGCTGATGTGACTGTTCtacactgtatatatctatatgacTGA